From the Kribbella sp. CA-293567 genome, the window GTGGGTGTTGATCGCGTTCGCGAAGGTGTGCACGGACTCCTGGAAGGAGCCGCTCCACTGCATCGCGACCTCGAGGCTGAGCGAGTCCTCACCGGTGGCCGCCTCGAAGGCGATCACGTCGCGGTGCACGGTCTCGCGGATGCCGGTCAGGTACTTGACGTAGTCGACCAGGCCGTCGTCGTACTTGAACGACATCTCGGTCGGGTTGCCGTCCTCGGTGTGGTCCGGCCGCTCGTCGCGGATGACCAGCTCGAGCCCCCTGTTCAGGAAGGCGTACTCACGGAAGCGGGTGGACAGCGTCTCGTAGGAGTACGTCGTCGTCTCGAACACGTCCGGGCTCGGCCAGAAGGTGATCGTGGTGCCGTTGGTGTCGGACGGACCGATCTCGGCCAGGTCCTCGTCCGGGACGCCGATCGTGAAGGACTGGGTGTACGTCTTGCTGTTCTTCCGGACGTCCACCTGGAGCCGGCTGGACAGTGCGTTCACCACGGAGACACCGACGCCGTGCAGACCACCGGAGACCTTGTACCCGCCGCCACCGAACTTGCCGCCGGCGTGCAGCACGGTCAGCACGACGGTGACGGCCGGCTTGCCCTCGGACTCGACGATGTCGACCGGGATGCCACGGCCGTTGTCGACCACCCGGACGCCGCCGTCCGGCAGCAGGGTGACCACGATCCGGTCGCAGAAGCCGGCCAGCGCCTCGTCCACGGCGTTGTCGACGACCTCGTAGACCAGGTGGTGGAGACCGCGCTCACCGGTCGAGCCGATGTACATTCCCGGGCGCTTGCGGACCGCGTCGAGGCCCTCCAGCACCTGGATCGCGCTCGCGTCGTACTCGCGGTCGACCGCGCTTCGGGTGATCTCGGTCAGCGGTGCTTCTGCTGGGATACCGGTGCTGTCGGCGGACGGTGTTTCGTCGATCTCGGTCGGCTCGTCGGTCACCGGCTGTTGTCCTCCTCGGACCCCGCGTGCACGGGGCATCGATGCACAGTGGAAGCCGCCCCTACTGTGTTCATCAGTGGTGCGGCTTTCTCAACAGCCCCATCTTACCCGTCGACCGAAGCAGAACCGGTCACCAGGCGCCCCTAGTCGCGGACAGAACGTCTTTTTGGACTCCTTGCCATGTCCCCCCACGCGGGGAGGGGGCTTCCCAAGCGCTCACGCCGCTCAGTGGCTTCTGACCGGATCGCCCCTGACCGTCTGAGAACCGAGACCGGGACACTCCGGGGACACCGCCCCCGGAGCCCTCTAGGATCGCTGCCGTGGAGAGTCTCGACGACGTCATCGACGCCATGATCGCCGACCGGGTGATCCATCGGCACCGCCGGAAGTGGCTGATCGCCGTCGGCGTCGTCCTGGTCCTCGCCCTGGTCATCCTGCTGACCGGCGGCTGGAAGGAACGCAAGGGCCGCACGGTCGACACGATGGACGCACCGGCCACCCTGAAGGCCGGCCGGTTCGAGGTCGGCGTCAGCGGTGCCAAGCTGATCCAGACTCCGAAGACCGACTACAGCCCGGCCAAGGCCCGGCTGGAGGTTGCCCTGCAGTTGAAGAACATCGACGAGGAAGAGCACAAGAGCGTCAGCTTCGACACCGACCTGCTGCGCTGGGTGGTGCCTGGCAAGGATCCGGTCAAGCCCGAGAACGTGAGCTGCAAGGACAGGGTGGTCGGCTACGTCCTCGTCTACGGGCTGCCGGCCGAGAACTGCGTGGCGAAGTTCGACGTGTCGCCCAACTACAAGGCGGACTCGATCGAGGTCGGCGTACTGGCCGAGAGCTACACGTCGGCGAACGGCCTGCTGGGCGCGACCGAGGATCCGTACTGGCAGGGCGAGAACGCGGTCGCGGTGGTCCGGATGAAGACCGAGACGACGACGGAGACCGAAGGATGAAGCTCTATCGGCCGGCCACCGTACTGGTCGGCGTCATGTTCGTGCTGCTCGGCGGCCTGAGCCGGCTGGCCGCGCCGGACCAGGTGTTCGACGAGGCGAACCGGGTCGTCGTCCAGGGCACGATCGGCGAGGCGCTCGACTACAACGGTTCGACCGTCACCGTGCAGCGGGTGAAGTTCGCCCGGGCCTACCTGACCGGCGACTCCGACGAGAAGCCCGTGCAGTCCAGCGGGATCTATGTCGCGGTCGAGTACGACACGGTCCGCGGTACCGCGGAAGTGCCCTACCCGACCACCCGGCTGGTCACCGCCGACGACACCGTCTACGCCCCGATCTCCGAGACCTGGGGCAACAACATCGACTTCGCCGAGCCGGGATTCGGCATCTCCAGCTCCGTCGTCTTCGAGGTCGACCCCACGAACGTGGAGGGACTCACCCTGCAGGTCCGCACCGGCCCGCTGTACAACGTGCTGACCCAGGACGTGGCGGTCGACCTCGGCGTACCGGACGAGAAGGTCGCCCAGCAGTTGATCGACGCGGCCGCCCCGGAGTATCTGATTCCCCGCGGCGGCGTCAAGCGGGTGGCCTCATGACGAAGTCACAGCGCGCGCTCCGGCTCACCGCCCAGATCTCCTTGCTGCTCGCGCTCGCCGCGACCAGCGCGTTCCTGCTGCTGCGCACCTATCTCACCGACAACGACAAGGTCTTCCGGCAGGGTGAGATCACCGAGGTCGTCCAGCAGGGGCCGGTGACGATCGGCGAGGTGCAGTGGAAGCTGGAGTCGCTGGAGGTCTACACCCAACTGGTGAACGCCGAGAAGAAGAAGGTCGACCTCGAGCAGCCGGCCGGCTCGGTGGTGATCGTCGCCAAGGCCTCGGTCACGCCGCTCGACGGAGTGAAGATGAGTGACAGCGGCTTCACCTGCGCGGCCAAGCTCCGTGACGACCGCGGCAACGTGTGGAAGCCCGAAAGCCCTTATGGGCTTGGGATGCCGACCAACTGCAGCGACTCGGACTTCCCGTTCACCCGCAACAAGCCGGGTCAGGTCGCGCAGATCTTCGTCGTACCGGAGTCCGCGGTGAAGCATCTGAGCGGTATCCAGGTCGAGGATCTGACGGAGTTCCGCCGGGTCCTGATGACGCGCTGACCCGAATTCGCGGTACGGCCGGCGATCACGCCTGGACGGACTCCGCTGTTTCCTGCTTCTCGGCCGCGGCAGCCTCGGCCCGGCGCTCGGCCCCGACGGAGATACAGAGGTCGAAAGCCGCCGCCAGCAAGGCGATTCGCAGCGTCGCGAAGATCGAGTCACGGATCAGCGTGGCGATCTCGTGGTTCATCAGGTTCCAGTCGGAGCCGGTGCCGTGGACGCCGATCAGCCGGGTCAGCCCGACCAGCGCCCACTGGTCGGCGAGGATCCAGAACGTGTAGACCATGCAGACCACACCGAGGAAGACCGGACCCACCCGGACCAGCAACCGGAACGCGGTCAGGGTCGGGTAGAACTTCTCTCGCAGACCGCCGAGCAGCAGGTTCGGGGCCTGGTTCGTCAACGTCACCAGGCGATTCGGCTTGGCGGCCTCGGCCTCGGCGGCAGGCTGGTTACCGAGTCGCCGCTCGATCCGGGTGCCCTTGAAGACCCCGCTGCTGGTCAGCACCCGGTGCCCGAAGACGACCGTGGTGATCGCCAGCCAGGTCAGCGGCTCGGCGACGCCGGACTTGAACAACGGCCACAGGCTCTCCCAGAAGAAGCCCCAGAGGAACTCGATCCCGGCCGGGATCGGGATGTTGATCCCGGCGAAGAACTCCTTCAGCCCGTCCCACCAGCCGACCGTGACGTACCAGAAGTCGCGGGTCTCGATCCAGCCCGTCAGGTCGCCGACGGCGTACGGCGTCACCACGACGGTGATCAGCAGGAAGAACGCTTCGGCCCAGACCTGGGCGAACCTGACCGGCCGGCTCGGCCAGCGATCGTCGATCGCCTCCAGCACCCGGCGCAGGACGAGCAGGATGACGATCGCGGGGAGATAGGCCCGCCAGGCGCCGTTGGTCACCTCGAGGAAGGTGGCGCCGGGCCCCATCCCGCGCTGGACGATGTTGCTGATCGACAGCTCGGAGATCCGGTCGTCCAGGAATCCCCAGGCCGACCAGACCGCGATCATCGGCAGCAGGGTGACGGCCAGCAGCTCCATCAGGCCCTGCTGGGTCGGGTCGGAGGTCTCCTCGGCCTGGTTGCCGGCCGCGTCGCGCCAGCGGTAGAGCGAGGTGGCACAGGTGCGGATCATCCCGATGGTGGCGGCGATCTGGATCAGTACGCCGGTCGAGAACACCCCGACGCCCAGACTCGAGTGCTGGTGCTCGTCCAGCCAGATGGCGCCGTTGATCGCGGCCCGGAAGCCGACGTACCCGGCCAGGAACCAGGTGAGCAACGGCAGCAGGTTGCGCCACCACAGCCGGAAGGTGTCTCCGACCAGGTGGACCATCTCGCGAAAACCATCAACGATCGTGCGCATCGCGCCCGATCCTAGGCGACCGCCGGGGTCGGCCGGAACGTCCCCGCGCGACGTACGCCGGATGGGCTCAGCCGTAGGTGTCGCGGGGGCCTCGGCCGCCGCGGACCGTGCGGGGTCCCTTGCGCCAGCTGGGGGCGTTGGGGCCCTCGACCTTCACCCGGGTGACGGTGCCGTCGCCGAGCTCGGCGTTGAGGCGGCGTACGAGGTCGGGGGCGAGCAGGCGCACCTGAGTGGCCCAGGCGGTCGAGTCGGTGCGGACGGTCAGCTCGGTGTCCTGGTAGGTCTCCGGCTGACAGTGGGACGCCATCTCCGGACCGACGATGGAGGGCCAGCGCGCCATCACGCCGTGGACGGCGACGTCGACCTCCCAGCCCTGTTCGCGCATCAGCCGGCCGAGGGTGTTGGTGAGCAGCTGGGGATCGCGGTCGTCGGCGCGGGCGCTGCTGACCTGGTTCCCGGTCGGGCGGCGGCGGCGCGCCTTCTTGACAGGCTGGATGGGACCGGCGCCCTTGAGCCGGCTGGCCAGCGTCTTGGCCAGCTCGAGGCCTCGTTTGTCGTGCTCAGGCGCTTCGACGGACTCGCTCTCGACGCCGCTCTCAGAGGAATTCTGGCCTTTCGGGTCGGGCAGCAGCTGGTCAGGCACGGCGTACCGAGCCCTCACCGACGTCGAAACGGGCCCCACTGAGCTCCGCCGGTACGTCGGCGCCGACCGCCGCGGTGACCAGGACCTGCTCGGCGGGTGCGACCAGTTCGGCCAGCCGGTCGCGGCGACTCGTGTCGAGCTCGGCGAACACGTCGTCCAGAATCAGCACCGGCTCACCCCCGTCCGTCCTGAGCAGTTCGTACGACGCCAGCCGCAGCGCGAGCGCGTACGACCAGGACTCACCGTGACTCGCATACCCCTTCGCGGGCAAGTCCCCGAGGCCGAGGAGCAGGTCGTCACGGTGCGGCCCGACCAGGGAAACGCCTCGGTCCAGCTCGTCCGAACGACGCTCGAACACGGTGGTCTTGATGACCTCGGCGAGCTGCTCGCGGCTCGAGACCCCAGGCTCCAGCGGAACCGACGACTTGTACTCCAGCCGGGCATCGCCTTTTCCTCTGGCAACGGCATCGTAAGAGCCGGAGACCAGCGGACGCAGGGATTCCAGCAGGTCGAGCCGCGCTGCGAGCAGCTCCGAGCCGGTCCGGACGAGGTGGTCGTCCCACACTTCGAGGGTGCGCAACTGCGCCTCCCCCGAACGGCCCTGCCGGCGCGCGATCGACGCACTCTTCAGCAGCGAGTTACGTTGTTTCAGCACCCGGTCGTAGTCGGCCCGGACGCCGGCCAGCCGCGGCGTCCGCAGAGTGAGCAGGTCGTCCAGGAAGCGGCGCCGCTCGGACGGATCGCCCTTCACCAGCGCGAGGTCTTCCGGCGCAAAAAGCACCGTACGGAGCAATCCGAGCACTTCGCGCGGCCGCGGGACCGGCGAACGGTTCAGCCGGGCCCGGTTTGCCCTCCCAGGATTGATTTCCAGCTCGACCACCAGCGCCCGGTCCTGGTCGGACCGGAACTCGGTCCGGACGATCGCGCGCGGAGCGCCGGCCCGGACCAGCGGCGCGTCGTTCGCGACCCGGTGCGAACCGAGGGTCGCGGTGTAGTGGATCGCCTCGACCAGGTTGGTCTTGCCCTGGCCGTTCGGGCCGACGAAGGCGGTCACTCCCGGCTGGAGCTGGACCTCCGCCTGGTGGTACGACCGGAAGTCGATCAGGCCGA encodes:
- a CDS encoding DUF721 domain-containing protein — its product is MPDQLLPDPKGQNSSESGVESESVEAPEHDKRGLELAKTLASRLKGAGPIQPVKKARRRRPTGNQVSSARADDRDPQLLTNTLGRLMREQGWEVDVAVHGVMARWPSIVGPEMASHCQPETYQDTELTVRTDSTAWATQVRLLAPDLVRRLNAELGDGTVTRVKVEGPNAPSWRKGPRTVRGGRGPRDTYG
- the recF gene encoding DNA replication/repair protein RecF (All proteins in this family for which functions are known are DNA-binding proteins that assist the filamentation of RecA onto DNA for the initiation of recombination or recombinational repair.), with the protein product MFVTALGLIDFRSYHQAEVQLQPGVTAFVGPNGQGKTNLVEAIHYTATLGSHRVANDAPLVRAGAPRAIVRTEFRSDQDRALVVELEINPGRANRARLNRSPVPRPREVLGLLRTVLFAPEDLALVKGDPSERRRFLDDLLTLRTPRLAGVRADYDRVLKQRNSLLKSASIARRQGRSGEAQLRTLEVWDDHLVRTGSELLAARLDLLESLRPLVSGSYDAVARGKGDARLEYKSSVPLEPGVSSREQLAEVIKTTVFERRSDELDRGVSLVGPHRDDLLLGLGDLPAKGYASHGESWSYALALRLASYELLRTDGGEPVLILDDVFAELDTSRRDRLAELVAPAEQVLVTAAVGADVPAELSGARFDVGEGSVRRA